From the genome of Triticum aestivum cultivar Chinese Spring chromosome 3B, IWGSC CS RefSeq v2.1, whole genome shotgun sequence, one region includes:
- the LOC123067429 gene encoding uncharacterized protein, with the protein MTKPITFDHLDYSRSMRNAGWTALILDPIIDGLQFTQVLMDGGSDLNLLYPDTIRRMGIDPTKIRHSSTSFKGVTPGPYANCTGSLLLEVVFGSSDNFRPEKLMFHIAPFKSSHQALLGREAFARFNAIPHYASLRLKMPGPRGIISLKGRLRPRTRLGESGLNKL; encoded by the coding sequence ATGACAAAACCAATTACTTTTGACCATCTGGATTACTCCAGGAGTAtgcgaaacgcaggatggactgctttgatattggatcctataatcgacggactacaatttacacaagtcctaatggatggcggcagcgatttaaacctgctatatccggacacaatccgcaggatggggatagaccctaccaaaattcgccatagcagcacttccttcaaaggagtgacgccaggcccttacgccaattgtacaggctccttactactagaagttgtgttcggttcatccgacaacttccgtcccGAAAAGCTAAtgttccatatcgccccatttaaaagtagccatcaagcactattgggacgtgaagctttcgcccgctttaacgcaataccgcattacgcgtctcttagacttaaaatgcccggtccacgcggcattatCTCTTTGAAAGGTCGcttaagaccccggacacggctaggcgagtccggattaaataaacta